In the genome of Acidobacteriota bacterium, the window TGAAAATTTCGCGGTGCGAATGGTAAGGGTTGGCAAACAGCATCGCGCTGAGTTTAAGTTGAAAGAAGGAGTCGCCGAAATTGGCGTTCATTTCATCACGCTCGGTGGCGGGTGGGATGAATGGGCTTACACGACGGCTTCGGTTTATCGCGGCGATGGTCAATTGGTGCGCGGCGCATTGATCGGCAAAATTTCCTCCAGCCGGTATCTGGAATTTTTCAAACAGGAAACTTCGCTTTACCCGGACGACTATTCGGCATATCGAGCGAAGTGGGAAACGGCGGCGTTGATTGATCCCAAAAAAGCCAATGGCGAAATCAACGCGGATATCAAACGGTTGAGCCGGTTGCCGGAAAGCGCCGAACTGCTGTATGCGCTTTCGTTCGGGTATTTGCTGATGGGCCGCGAAGCCGACAGCCGCGAAACGATTCAGCGGCTGGCAGTAAACTTTTCGACGTCGCCCTTTACCGGCTTAGCGATTCAAGATTACGAAGACCAGATTGCGAATTTTGCCGCATCCAATTCCGGCAAAGCGGAAATTGCGCGTTTGAAACTGGATGTGATTCGCGCAAATCCGGCCAGCGATTTTGCTCGCGCCAGTTTGCAGGCGTTGGCCGCCGATACCAAAGCGCCGCTGGAATTGATCGAAATGGTTGCCGACGCCTGGGCGAAAGCCGAGCCAAAAAATCCGCAGCCGTTTTTCCAGTTGGCATCGGCGTGTTTGAATCAGTACCGAAAATACGAACGCGTAGCGCCATTGTTGGAGCGCGCGATTGAGTTGCTGCTTGCCGGAGAGTTGCGGTTGCACGGCGACATCAATGGCAAGCAGTCCGAAATGATGTTGCCCGAAGCCTATCGAATGAGCGCCGATCTGGCGTTTCGCCAGCAGCAATTCGGTGATGCGCTGGTTGCCGTGGAAACCGCCAAGGCCTTTGAGCGGGAAAACCAGTTCGGTTCCTACTTGCTGCAAGCAAAAATACTGCAAGCCATCGGCAAAAACACAGTTGCTGAAGCGGCGTTTCTGGAAGCCTGGCGGCGCGGTTCACAGGAAGCAGAAGAACGGTTGAAGGTCATTTACAAAGGGCAGCGCGGCAACCTGGCCGGGTTTGACGATTACCTGTTGGCGGCAACCAAAGACAAAAAAACAACGGGCGGTTGGAAGCAATTGGCTCCGATGTTCAAACTGACGGCGCTGGACGGCAAACATTACGACTTGAGCGCGTTGGCGGGAAAAATCGTCGTCATCAATTTGTGGTTCATCGGATGCGGCCCTTGCCGAAAAGAAATTCCCAGGCTGAATGAACTGGTCAAAGAGTTCGGCGGACGGCCAGTCGTTTTTCTGGCGCCGTCATTCGACAGCACCGAACTGCTGCGCGATTTTTTGAAGAAAACTCCGTTCGATTATCAGATCGTGCCGAACGCCGAAGAGATCATCACCGCGCAATTCAACGCTTCGGCCTTTCCAACGCACATCGTCATTGACCAAAACGGATTGGTCGAAGCCACACTGGTTGGCGCTTCCGAACGAAGGCCGGAAGAAGTTCGGCGACTGATTTTGCAACTGCTCAACAAGTGATAAGGAAAATTATGAATCTGAAGCTTCGTCATTTGCTATCGGTATTTTTTCTGTCGTGTGGGATGGCGATTGCCGCGGCAGCTCAGAAGTGGGATACGCCGGGAATTGATTCCGCGATGAACGAAGCCATGAAGTTCTGGCAAACGCCCGGCGCAGCCATCGTCGTCGTCAAAGGCGATCAGATCATCTTTATCAAAGGCTATGGCGTGCGCGATCTGAAAACCAAAGAGTCGGTCACGCCCGACACGGTGTTTGCCATCGGTTCGACGACCAAGGCGTTCACCACCGCCGCAATGGCGATGCTGGTGGATGAAGGCAAAATGAGTTGGGACGATCCGGTCAGAAAACATGTGCCGTACTTTCGGTTGAGCGATCCGTTGGCCAATGAAAACGTCACGATGCGCGACATTGTCACACATCGCACGGGGCTGATTCGTCACGATTTGCTGTGGTACGGCTCGCCGTGGAGCAGGGATGAAATCGTTCGTCGCATTGGCTTTGTTCCGTTGACTTACGGGTTCCGCACGACGTTTCAATATCAGAACATCATGTTTTTGACCGCCGGGTTGGCCGTCGGCAACGCATCGAGTTTAAGCTGGGAAGAGTTTATTCAGCGCCGAATCTTCGATCCGCTGGGAATGAAATCGGCCAGCCTGAGCACTTCCATCGCTGAAAAGTCACCGGATCACGCGACGCCGCATCTGAAGCGCGGCGCGACGATTGAACCCATGCCGTGGCGAAACATTGACAACGTCGCTCCGGCGGGTTCAATCAATGCCAGCGTCCGCGATTTATCGAACTGGCTTCAATTGCAACTGAACGAAGGTGTGGTTGACGGTAAACGGCTGATTTCCTCCGCAAACGTCCGAGAAATGCACACGCCGCAGATGGTCATCCGCAACGAAGGCCGCTGGCAATTATTCTTTCCTCCGTCCGAAACCTCGCAACTGAGTTACGGGCTTGGATGGTTCATCAATGATTACCGAGGCCGAAAACTGGTGATGCACGGCGGAACGATTGACGGATTCCGCGCCAGCATCGTGCTCGTACCCAGTTCAAAGCTCGGCGTCGCCGTGCTGACAAATCTGAACGGCACACAGATGCCCGAAGCGGTTTGTTACAGCGTCGTGGATTTGCTGGAAGCGCTGCCGAAAAGGGACTGGAACGGGTACATCTCGGAACAGGCAAAACAACTCGAGGCCGAAGCCACCCAGGCTTTCCTAACTCGATTGGGAGCCAGAAAGAAAGACACCAAACCTTCGCGCGAGCTTGCGGCTTATGCGGGGACGTATGAAGATGCGGCGTACGGAAAAGCCGACATCTCTCTGCTTGACGGCGGGTTGGTTTTGAATTGGAGCAGTTTCAACGCCAAACTTCAGCATTTCCATTTCGACACATTTTCGATTCTGGAACCGCGTCTGGCCACAGAGCAGGTGCAATTCCAGCTTGGCGCGGATGGCGAAGTAAGCGGGCTGAATTTTCAGGGAATTCGATTTCAGAAAAAATCTAAATGAAGTACCCAACAGGAGGACGTGCGATGAGAGCATTTAAGCAATTGACACGATTACTGATCGTGTTTGGCATTTGCGTTTTCTGCAACGCCGTTTTGGCGGCTGATGAAGGAAAAGTCTCGACCGAAGAAAGGGCGAAAGTGATCAAACTGTTGAAAGATTCTCAAGCCGAAACGCTGGCCGCGCTGGAAAAACTCAGCGACGAACAATTGAAGTTCAAACCTGCGCCGGAGCGTTGGTCGGTTATCGAAGTCGCCGAACACATTTTGCTGGCCGAAGGATTGTTGTTCGGAGCGGTGCAACGAGCCATTGCCACGGCTCCGAATCCCGACTGGGAAGCCAAGACCAAGGGCAAAACGGAATTTCTGGAAGACGTTCTGGCAGGTCGCAAAGGCAAAGCGCAAGCGCCGGAAAGCATCGTTCCTTCCGGCAAGTTGACGCGCCAGGAATTGATCACCAAATTCAGGGAAGCGCGCGCCAAAACCATGAAGTTTACGGAAGAAACGCAAGTGCCACTCAAAGCGCACACGATGGATCATCCCTTTCCGGTTTTCGGCACTTTGAATGCGTATCAGTGGTTGATTTACATTCCGCTGCACAACATCCGCCACAACAAACAAATCGCCGAAGTGATGGCCGATCCGAATTTTCCGAAGAAATAAAAGTAAGGTTCAGAGTTCACGCTTCAGCGTGTTTTGGTTTTGGTGAACTCACGCTGAAGCGTGAACTCTGAACTTATTTGAGGAGAGCCAATGTCTTTTACGCGAATGGATCAAAGCACCGCTGCCGATTGGATGATAATCGGCGGAGAAGTCGCCAAACGACAGGCGCAGATGTCCGTAGTAATCAAAGCAATGTTGAAACAGTTGGAAGATCAGGTAGACGGGTTTTCGATGAACCAGCTTCAGCATGCATTGCAGACGGCGACGCGCGCGGTTCGCGATGGCGCTTCGGAGGAAATGATTGTTGCCGCGCTTTGCCATGACATCGGCAAAGTCATTTCAGTCATCAATCATCCGGCCATCGCCGCGGAGATTTTGAAGCCGTATGTGTCGAACGAAACTTATGAAATCGTCCGCACACATCAGGACTTTCAAGGCAAACACTATTACCAGCATTTCGGGATGGATACGAATTTACGGCAACAGCACGAATCTCAGCCGTGGTACCCGCTCGCCAAAAAATTCACCGACGAATGGGATCAAGCCGCGTTCGATCCGAATTACGAAACGCTGCCGCTGGAATATTTCGAGCCGATGATTGATCGGGTGTTTTCAAAAGAACTGGTCAGAGTTGCGGGGAAGTAGCAATAGCAAACAATAACAGGTGCGAAGAAACCTCTTCGCACCTGTTATTGCGCCCTTTCAGGGCTTTTGGTGTTTATATTGCCTTTCCCAGTGCGATGCACTGGGCTGCCATATTTTGCCCCGTTGGGGCTGAACAGATGCTGGAATTTATCAATGCGCGGCAATCGCGCCGCCTGACTTGGCTTTTTTCAGCAGCAACACCAGCGGCAAACAGAACAAACATCCCAGCGCCATCCAGCGGAATGTGTCCACGTACGCCAGCAAACTTGCCTGTTTCACCAGCATTCCGTTGAACGCGGCATAGGCTTGCGGCAAGGACAAACCGTGCTGCATCGCCTGCAGTTTCTGTTGGAAGACGGAGTTGTACTGCGTGAAGTTCGCCGCCAACGTTGTTTGGTGGGCTTGCGTGTTGCGCGAAACGGCGGTCGTCACCAGCGAAATGCCTACGCCCGCGCCGATGTTGCGCACCAGGCTGAAAATGCCCGTCGCATTGCCAATCTCTTCATTTTTCAATGTGCCCATCGCCGTCGTCGTCAGCGGCACGAAGATCAAGCCCATCGCAATTCCCTGAATCACATTCGGATAAACAAAGTGCATTCCGGTGACATCCAGCGTCAGATTGCCCAACAGGAAGCAGGTGATCGCCGTCATCGCGAATCCTGTGGCAATCAACGCGCGGCTGTCCACGCGACTGATCAGCAACCCAACCAGCGGCATTCCGACCATTGCACCCAATCCACGCGGACTGAGCGCCATGCCGCTGTTCATCGCCGGATAGCCCAGCAAGCCTTGCAAAAATTGCGGCAAAATCGCCATTGGCGCATAGGCGATGATTCCCATGGCGGTGATCAGCATCGTGCCCAGCGCAAAGTTGCGATTGTGCAAAATGCGCAGGTTGACGATGGGGTCTTTGGCGCGGAGTTCCCAAATCACGAAAGCGACAAGCGCCGCAATTGCAATCACTGATGCCCAGCGAATCCAGGCGGCTTCAAACCAATCATCCTGCTGTCCTTTGTCCAGGACGATTTGCAGCGTCGCCAACCCCAGCGCCATCAACCCAAAACCGATGGCGTCAATACGACCAGGTTTGGCATTTTTGATGTACGGCGGATCTTCCAGAAAGCGGCTCATCATCATCAGGGCGATGATCCCAATCGGAACATTGATGTAAAACACCCAGCGCCACGAATAATTATCCGTGATCCAACCGCCCAGCGTAGGCCCTATGACTGGCGCAACCACCACGCCCAAGCCATAAATCGCCATTGCCATGCCGCGTTTTTTCGGCGGAAAGGATTCCAGCATGACTGCGTTGGCGATGGGTTGCAGCGCGCCGCCGCCTACGCCTTGCAGCACGCGCGCGAAAATCAAAATCGGCAAACTGGTGGCAATGCCGCACAGGAATGAAGACAGCGTGAAGATGACCACGCAGGTCATCAAAAAGCGTTTGCGTCCGAAAAATTTAGAAAACCAGGCGCTCGCCGGCAGCACGATGGCGTTGGAAACCAGATAGCTGGTCAGCACCCAGGTCGCTTCGTCTTCGCCCGCGGCCAGATTGCCCGCAATGTGCCGCAGCGAAACGTTGACGATGGTCGTGTCCAACACTTCCATAAACGTCGCCAACATCACGGCCACCGCGATCAACCACGGATTGAAGCTCGGCTTCCACGGCTCCGGCGTTACGACAGGAGCGGGAACCGTTGCCTCACTCGTATATTCTGTCATTGTTGCATCTGCGCTCATCGGTCCCTCCGTTGCCCGCGTGTTTATTTCACTTTGACTTCCGGTTCGACGGACATTCCAGGGCCCAGCGGAAAGGTTTTGTCCACGGGGTCGGTGAAGACGATTTTGACCGGGACGCGCTGCACAACTTTGACGTAATTGCCAGTGGCATTTTCCGGCGGCATCAAACTGAACGCCGCGCCGCTGCCGGCCTGGATGCTTTGCACTTTGCCCGCGAAGACTTTGCCCGGATAGGCATCCACTTTGATTTCGACCGGTTGGCCGGGACGCATCAGCGTCAGTTGCGTCTCTTTGAAATTGGCAATGACGTACAGCTCATCCGGCACAAGCGCCAGCAACGGTTGGCCAGGCGCGAGCAGCGTGCCTTCGGCAAAGCCTTTTTTGGTGACGGTGCCTGCTTCCGGCGCATAAATTTTGGTGTGCGATAAGTCCAGTTCGGCTTGTGCGACGGCGGCTTCGGCCTCGGCAATGTCCGCGCTGGCGGTGTCCACCTGCGCGCGACTGACGGCAATTTGTTGCGGCGCGGAATTGGCTTCGGCCAATTTGCCAGCGGCTTCGCCGACCATCGCCTGGCTTTCACCGACTTGGGATTGCGCTTGGCGCAAGGTTTCCTGCGCGGCGCGCTCCGAAGCCTGCAATTCCGCAACCAGCGATTGTGCGCTAGTAACGGCGGCTCTGGCGGCTTCGACCTTCGCGGCGGAACTTCTGGCCGCAGCCTGCGCGGTGTCGAACTGCTGGCGCGAAACTTCGTCTTTGGTAAACAGTTGTTGATAGCGTTGCGCGTCTGCATGGGCGCGCACGGCTTCGGCTTCGGCGGACGTGAGTTGTGCCCTGGCCTGTGCGACGTTGCTGATTTGCGTTGTCACCTGCGCTTGCGCTTTGGCGACCTGATTGCTGTAAGCATTCAACTGCGCTTCGCGCGATTGCACGTTGGAGCGCGCCTGATTCAACCCAGCGGCGGCCTGTTGCACGCTGGCCGACGTGGTTGCGCGCGTCAATGCGACATTCATTTGCGCGGTTTTTTGCCGAGCCTGTGCGGCCTGCAACTGCGCTTTGGCTTGGGCCAGCCGATTTTCGTAATCGCGCGAATCAATTTCCAGCAACAGGTCGCCTTTGTTTACGTGCTGGTTGTCTTTGACTGCCACGCTGGTCACGTATCCGCCGACTTTCGGACTGAGCTGAACAACGGAACCTTCGATGAAGGCGTTGTCGGTTGTTTCATACGCGCGCCCGTGCAGGTAATACCGAAGCCCGACGGTCAGCAGTACCAGTGCGATGATTGCCAGCGCAACTTTGACGATCGAGCGTTTGAACAATGGCGTTTTCTGTTCCGTGATTTCGGGTTCCTTCATGGCTGGTTTCGGTTCGTCTGATTTCGTTTCGCGTTTCACGACGGATGGTAATTTCAGTGATTCAATAGTTGCAGACATTGTTCCCTCCTTCAAAATCCCAATCTAAAGTGTGCGATTCGCCCTTACTGCGTGCGGGCTTCCGCAGCGTCCCGTTCTTACCAACGAAATTCTTCAGCTTTACCCAGCGCAGCGGCCAGATTGATGCGCGCGGAGTTGTACGCGGTCAGCGCGGCGACCTGCGCATTGCGCGCGTTTTCCAGCGCCGTTTGCGCGTTGAGCACTTCGATGTTGTCGCCGACGCCTGCCGAAAACCGATCGCGAGATTGTTCCAGTTCACGTTCGGCAAGTTTGACTTGCTGTTCGGCCGAAGCCACCTGTTTGGCAGCGGTCGCCAGCGTCTGCAGCGTGTTGCGCACGTCCTGTTCGACTTGCTCCCGCGTGTCGTTCAACCGCAACTCGCTTTGCGTTTCGCGGCTTTTGGCGGATTTGATCCGGCCATAGGTCGCGCCACCATTGAATATCGGCACGTTCATGCGCACGCCGACACTGCGCGTGGGCAGCGCCAGTTCGCTCGGCAGCACGCCGCTGCTGCCGTAATTGGCAAAAAACTCTATGGACGGATACAACTCCGCCTGGGCTGCCTTGCGTTCGTAACTTTGTTGTTTGACTTCCT includes:
- a CDS encoding DHA2 family efflux MFS transporter permease subunit; the protein is MTEYTSEATVPAPVVTPEPWKPSFNPWLIAVAVMLATFMEVLDTTIVNVSLRHIAGNLAAGEDEATWVLTSYLVSNAIVLPASAWFSKFFGRKRFLMTCVVIFTLSSFLCGIATSLPILIFARVLQGVGGGALQPIANAVMLESFPPKKRGMAMAIYGLGVVVAPVIGPTLGGWITDNYSWRWVFYINVPIGIIALMMMSRFLEDPPYIKNAKPGRIDAIGFGLMALGLATLQIVLDKGQQDDWFEAAWIRWASVIAIAALVAFVIWELRAKDPIVNLRILHNRNFALGTMLITAMGIIAYAPMAILPQFLQGLLGYPAMNSGMALSPRGLGAMVGMPLVGLLISRVDSRALIATGFAMTAITCFLLGNLTLDVTGMHFVYPNVIQGIAMGLIFVPLTTTAMGTLKNEEIGNATGIFSLVRNIGAGVGISLVTTAVSRNTQAHQTTLAANFTQYNSVFQQKLQAMQHGLSLPQAYAAFNGMLVKQASLLAYVDTFRWMALGCLFCLPLVLLLKKAKSGGAIAAH
- a CDS encoding redoxin domain-containing protein produces the protein MKLRFFIVGLFLGLSFLGGAASAQVSRLEPAQPRWGQTVVVGYDSAAAGAKFSAEEDIYACVRLTFPDHIENFAVRMVRVGKQHRAEFKLKEGVAEIGVHFITLGGGWDEWAYTTASVYRGDGQLVRGALIGKISSSRYLEFFKQETSLYPDDYSAYRAKWETAALIDPKKANGEINADIKRLSRLPESAELLYALSFGYLLMGREADSRETIQRLAVNFSTSPFTGLAIQDYEDQIANFAASNSGKAEIARLKLDVIRANPASDFARASLQALAADTKAPLELIEMVADAWAKAEPKNPQPFFQLASACLNQYRKYERVAPLLERAIELLLAGELRLHGDINGKQSEMMLPEAYRMSADLAFRQQQFGDALVAVETAKAFERENQFGSYLLQAKILQAIGKNTVAEAAFLEAWRRGSQEAEERLKVIYKGQRGNLAGFDDYLLAATKDKKTTGGWKQLAPMFKLTALDGKHYDLSALAGKIVVINLWFIGCGPCRKEIPRLNELVKEFGGRPVVFLAPSFDSTELLRDFLKKTPFDYQIVPNAEEIITAQFNASAFPTHIVIDQNGLVEATLVGASERRPEEVRRLILQLLNK
- a CDS encoding HlyD family secretion protein is translated as MSATIESLKLPSVVKRETKSDEPKPAMKEPEITEQKTPLFKRSIVKVALAIIALVLLTVGLRYYLHGRAYETTDNAFIEGSVVQLSPKVGGYVTSVAVKDNQHVNKGDLLLEIDSRDYENRLAQAKAQLQAAQARQKTAQMNVALTRATTSASVQQAAAGLNQARSNVQSREAQLNAYSNQVAKAQAQVTTQISNVAQARAQLTSAEAEAVRAHADAQRYQQLFTKDEVSRQQFDTAQAAARSSAAKVEAARAAVTSAQSLVAELQASERAAQETLRQAQSQVGESQAMVGEAAGKLAEANSAPQQIAVSRAQVDTASADIAEAEAAVAQAELDLSHTKIYAPEAGTVTKKGFAEGTLLAPGQPLLALVPDELYVIANFKETQLTLMRPGQPVEIKVDAYPGKVFAGKVQSIQAGSGAAFSLMPPENATGNYVKVVQRVPVKIVFTDPVDKTFPLGPGMSVEPEVKVK
- a CDS encoding DinB family protein, whose protein sequence is MRAFKQLTRLLIVFGICVFCNAVLAADEGKVSTEERAKVIKLLKDSQAETLAALEKLSDEQLKFKPAPERWSVIEVAEHILLAEGLLFGAVQRAIATAPNPDWEAKTKGKTEFLEDVLAGRKGKAQAPESIVPSGKLTRQELITKFREARAKTMKFTEETQVPLKAHTMDHPFPVFGTLNAYQWLIYIPLHNIRHNKQIAEVMADPNFPKK
- a CDS encoding serine hydrolase, with the translated sequence MNLKLRHLLSVFFLSCGMAIAAAAQKWDTPGIDSAMNEAMKFWQTPGAAIVVVKGDQIIFIKGYGVRDLKTKESVTPDTVFAIGSTTKAFTTAAMAMLVDEGKMSWDDPVRKHVPYFRLSDPLANENVTMRDIVTHRTGLIRHDLLWYGSPWSRDEIVRRIGFVPLTYGFRTTFQYQNIMFLTAGLAVGNASSLSWEEFIQRRIFDPLGMKSASLSTSIAEKSPDHATPHLKRGATIEPMPWRNIDNVAPAGSINASVRDLSNWLQLQLNEGVVDGKRLISSANVREMHTPQMVIRNEGRWQLFFPPSETSQLSYGLGWFINDYRGRKLVMHGGTIDGFRASIVLVPSSKLGVAVLTNLNGTQMPEAVCYSVVDLLEALPKRDWNGYISEQAKQLEAEATQAFLTRLGARKKDTKPSRELAAYAGTYEDAAYGKADISLLDGGLVLNWSSFNAKLQHFHFDTFSILEPRLATEQVQFQLGADGEVSGLNFQGIRFQKKSK
- a CDS encoding HD domain-containing protein; this encodes MSFTRMDQSTAADWMIIGGEVAKRQAQMSVVIKAMLKQLEDQVDGFSMNQLQHALQTATRAVRDGASEEMIVAALCHDIGKVISVINHPAIAAEILKPYVSNETYEIVRTHQDFQGKHYYQHFGMDTNLRQQHESQPWYPLAKKFTDEWDQAAFDPNYETLPLEYFEPMIDRVFSKELVRVAGK